From a region of the Cenarchaeum symbiont of Oopsacas minuta genome:
- a CDS encoding universal stress protein, with protein sequence MKHKKILVPIDDSKNSWRSIDHAIVFAKETGAKITILYVVPTIQESEFRSSGIDKRAMKMATNVVERVKAYAARKGIVFKTRVDHGHVGYCIIKHAHSKKHNFDLLIIGSRGKGRIRKMIFGSTSNYVISESRLPVLVVK encoded by the coding sequence ATGAAACATAAAAAAATACTGGTACCAATAGATGATTCTAAAAACTCTTGGCGTTCAATTGATCATGCAATTGTATTTGCAAAAGAGACTGGAGCAAAGATAACCATTCTTTATGTTGTGCCCACTATACAAGAATCTGAATTTCGATCTTCTGGAATAGACAAAAGAGCAATGAAAATGGCTACAAATGTTGTTGAACGTGTTAAAGCATATGCTGCACGCAAGGGCATTGTATTTAAAACTCGTGTAGATCATGGACATGTTGGATACTGTATAATAAAACACGCGCATTCAAAAAAACATAATTTTGATCTATTGATAATAGGATCTCGTGGAAAGGGGAGAATTCGAAAAATGATATTTGGAAGCACGTCAAACTATGTCATAAGCGAGTCAAGGTTACCAGTACTTGTTGTAAAATAA
- a CDS encoding ABC-type branched-chain amino acid transport system, periplasmic component: MKSKPVIILITLAITVSIVVGLLTMFETKPSTMQPNDATSDLQAIKIGMILPLTGDFSSYGSESREAALYGIKEFNKYLVSIDQNWYLDPVIEDTATNPVQALEKIQNLRAKNIELVLGYTSGSTNAVRSYVDSNNMMVFSAASTAPSLAIPNDHIFRLVSDDRQQAKALVALLKNQGIDVAVTVWRSDTYGDGLSENFKINFEQAGGIADEGIRYNQESQEFSVSVDILNKRISSLIEEHGAEKVGIVFIGFAEAVQFMQSASQYDALKSTRWFGSDSLSQEHKLVDDPITSKFIEDVSFTTVIAGFESTPISDMLEKHLLETLGKTPTTFAKTAYDIVWLYGMSIIESDSDRSADVLPIIHNVASKYSGAIGPIILNENGDLVSSDYSIHTVSDGEWIYTGTYQKDGTIVLETTQTMIMEPLQKASLSGSVTIGLLSPISGALSAYGEETRASFMYGVETFNEYLKSIDEDWYIDIIFEDTETIPVKALEKIQNLKTQDIQLVMGSTTSASTDGIREYVDDNDMLMFACCSSAPSLAIKGDNILTFTR, encoded by the coding sequence GTGAAATCAAAACCTGTCATAATTTTAATAACATTAGCAATTACCGTATCCATAGTTGTTGGACTTTTAACGATGTTTGAAACAAAACCTTCAACAATGCAACCAAATGATGCAACATCTGATCTCCAAGCCATAAAAATTGGCATGATCCTTCCATTAACAGGAGATTTTTCTTCATATGGTTCTGAATCTAGAGAAGCTGCCCTTTATGGAATTAAAGAATTTAACAAATATCTTGTATCTATTGACCAAAATTGGTATCTAGATCCAGTAATAGAAGATACTGCAACAAATCCTGTCCAAGCACTTGAGAAAATACAAAACCTTCGAGCAAAGAATATTGAACTTGTACTAGGTTATACGAGTGGTTCTACAAACGCAGTACGCAGTTATGTAGACAGTAACAATATGATGGTTTTTAGCGCAGCCTCTACTGCGCCATCTCTTGCAATACCAAATGATCATATATTCCGTTTGGTATCTGATGATAGACAACAGGCAAAGGCACTTGTTGCATTGTTAAAAAATCAAGGCATAGACGTGGCAGTTACAGTATGGAGATCTGATACGTATGGCGATGGCTTGAGTGAAAACTTTAAAATAAATTTTGAACAAGCTGGAGGTATCGCTGACGAAGGCATAAGATACAACCAAGAATCTCAGGAATTTTCAGTTAGTGTGGATATATTGAATAAACGGATTTCATCTCTAATTGAAGAGCATGGTGCAGAAAAAGTCGGAATTGTTTTTATAGGATTTGCCGAAGCTGTTCAATTCATGCAGTCTGCATCCCAGTATGATGCATTGAAAAGTACAAGGTGGTTTGGTTCTGATTCTCTCTCACAAGAGCACAAGCTTGTAGATGATCCAATAACTAGCAAGTTTATAGAAGATGTCTCGTTTACTACGGTAATCGCAGGCTTTGAATCAACACCAATATCTGATATGCTTGAGAAACATCTACTTGAAACACTAGGCAAAACTCCAACCACTTTTGCAAAAACCGCATATGATATAGTGTGGTTGTATGGTATGTCTATAATAGAGTCTGACAGCGACAGATCAGCTGATGTGCTACCAATAATACACAACGTGGCATCAAAGTATTCTGGAGCAATAGGGCCTATAATTCTAAATGAAAATGGAGATCTTGTCTCTAGTGACTATTCCATACACACAGTATCTGACGGAGAGTGGATTTATACTGGAACATATCAAAAAGATGGTACTATAGTACTAGAGACAACACAGACTATGATCATGGAACCTTTGCAAAAAGCCTCACTCTCAGGTTCTGTAACAATCGGTCTACTCTCACCTATATCTGGAGCATTGTCTGCATACGGGGAGGAGACTCGGGCAAGTTTTATGTATGGTGTGGAAACATTTAACGAATATCTGAAATCAATAGATGAAGATTGGTATATTGATATCATATTTGAAGACACAGAGACAATTCCTGTTAAAGCCCTTGAGAAAATTCAAAATCTAAAAACACAAGACATTCAACTTGTTATGGGCTCTACTACAAGTGCTTCAACAGATGGCATCAGAGAATATGTGGATGATAATGACATGCTCATGTTTGCATGTTGTTCGTCTGCACCATCACTTGCTATAAAAGGTGATAATATATTGACTTTCACTAGATGA